A single genomic interval of Helicoverpa zea isolate HzStark_Cry1AcR chromosome 19, ilHelZeax1.1, whole genome shotgun sequence harbors:
- the LOC124639374 gene encoding protein ABHD11-like, with the protein MLLSIVTPKNVFNTISVCPKLVPGVVHCSHRLIASTSEKAEAVDLAYASYESTGSTKTGARPPLVILHGLLGSKNNWNSMSKAIHRTTGRKVISVDARNHGDSRHASQHTYIHMAHDVMKLLKKLELSKVSILGHSMGGRTAMVLSLLCSDMVSSLIVVDISPVKTSPQIFSMANLFDAMTSVSIRPGIAMSKARKLADEQLKGITPDVNLRNFLITNLVQTNTGSYTWRVNIPALKDNFQSHISSFPSNLRGLQYCGPTLFVGGSLSDYIGKNDLKEIQEYFPLAELQFIDGAGHWVHSQKPEKFLETVCKFLQEK; encoded by the exons atgttacttagCATAGTAACAcccaaaaatgtattcaataCTATTAGCGTGTGCCCTAAATTGGTCCCCGGTGTTGTACATTGTTCCCACAGGCTGATTGCATCGACATCAGAAAAGGCAGAAGCTGTAGACTTGGCTTACGCTTCATACGAAAGTACAGGCAGTACAAAAACGGGAGCAAGACCACCTTTAGTCATATTGCACGGACTTTTAGGGTCGAAAAATAACTGGAATAGTATGAGTAAAGCTATCCACAGGACAACTGGTAGGAAGGTTATCAGTGTTGACGCTCGGAACCATGGAGACAGCAGACATGCCTCGCAACACACGTACATACACATGGCGCACGACGTGATGAAGCTGCTGAAGAAGCTGGAGCTGTCGAAGGTGTCCATCCTGGGGCACAGCATGGGCGGACGCACAGCCATGGTGCTGTCACTGCTCTGT tcTGACATGGTTTCAAGCCTCATCGTGGTTGACATATCTCCAGTGAAGACTAGTCCTCAAATCTTCTCAATGGCAAACTTATTTGATGCTATGACTTCTGTCTCAATCAGGCCTGGAATTGCAATGTCTAAAGCTCGGAAGTTGGCTGATGAGCAACTAAAAGGAATCACTCCTGATGTTAACTTGAGAAACTTTCTAATTACTAACTTAGTACAAACAAATACAGGTTCATACACTTGGAGAGTAAATATACCTGCTCTGAAAGACAACTTTCAGTCACATATATCCAGTTTTCCCTCCAATTTAAGAGGACTGCAATACTGTGGACCTACGCTTTTTGTTGGAGGATCTTTGTCAGATTACATAGG caaaaatgACCTGAAAGAAATTCAAGAGTACTTCCCACTTGCGGAACTGCAGTTCATCGATGGTGCAGGACACTGGGTacatagtcagaagccagagaaATTCCTAGAAACAGTTTGCAAATTCTTACAAGAAAAGTGA
- the LOC124639375 gene encoding phenoloxidase 1 has protein sequence MADEEQTRQIIESFKLLFDRPNEPLITPKGDKKALFQLTEKLVPPEYSNNGVELNDRFGDDATERIPLKTLDRYPQFTVASQLPADADFSLFLPKHQEMATEVIDALLGVPENQLQDFLSTCVFARGNLNPQLFNYCYSVALMHRKDTKNVPIQNFAETFPSKFMDSQVFQQARETAAVIPQDVPRTPIIIPRDYTATDLEEEHRLAYFREDIGVNLHHWHWHLVYPFTASQRAIVAKDRRGELFFYMHQQLIARYNGERLNNSLKRVKKFSNWREPIPEAYFPKLDSLTSSRGWPPRQANMQWQDLNRPVDGLNVTINDMERWRRNIEEAISTGTVTNADGTTSPLDIDILGNMLEASILSPNRELYGSIHNNGHSFSAYIHDPTHRYLESFGVIADEATTMRDPFFFRWHAWIDDICQKHKESSYVRPYTRSELENPGVSVTSVSVETQGGQPNTLNTFWMSSDVDLSRGLDFSDRGPVYARFTHLNNRPFRYVINVNNTGMARRTTVRIFIAPKFDERNLAWALSDHRKMFIEMDRFVVPLNAGQNTITRLSTESSVTIPFEQTFRDLSVQSNDPRRPNLAEFNFCGCGWPQHMLVPKGTEAGAAYQLFVMLSNYDLDSVEQPDGSQLSCVEASSFCGLKDRKYPDRRAMGFPFDRPSSTATNIEDFILPNMGLQDITIRLSNTTEPNPRNPRTN, from the exons atgGCCGACGAAGAACAAACCCGTCAAATCATCGAAAGTTTCAAGTTGCTGTTCGATCGGCCAAACGAACCTTTGATTACTCCGAAGGGTGATAAAAAAGCTCTGTTCCAGCTTACCGAAAAGCTTGTG CCTCCGGAGTATTCAAACAATGGCGTCGAATTAAACGACCGTTTTGGTGATGACGCCACTGAAAGGATTCCGCTGAAGACCCTGGACAGATACCCTCAGTTCACCGTCGCGTCGCAACTGCCTGCCGATGCCGACTTCTCGCTGTTCCTTCCGAAACACCAGGAGATGGCCACTGAGGTCATCGACGCTCTTTTGG GTGTTCCTGAAAATCAGTTGCAAGACTTTCTGTCAACATGTGTGTTTGCCAGAGGCAACTTGAACCCACAGCTGTTCAACTACTGTTACTCAGTAGCATTGATGCATCG TAAGGACACCAAGAATGTGCCCATACAGAATTTTGCTGAGACTTTCCCTTCAAAGTTCATGGACTCGCAAGTTTTCCAACAAGCTCGTGAGACAGCGGCTGTCATCCCCCAAGATGTGCCG cgtACACCGATTATCATCCCAAGAGACTACACTGCTACTGATTTGGAAGAAGAACATCGTCTGGCCTATTTCCGTGAAGATATTGGCGTTAACTTGCATCACTGGCATTGGCATCTTGTATATCCGTTCACTGCATCTCAGAGAGCTATCGTTGCTAAGGACCGTAGAGGCGAGCTGTTCTTCTACATGCATCAACAACTTATTGCTCG CTACAACGGTGAGCGCCTCAACAACTCACTTAAGAGAGTCAAGAAGTTCAGCAACTGGAGGGAGCCGATCCCTGAGGCTTACTTCCCCAAGCTGGACAGTCTTACATCATCCCGCGGCTGGCCCCCACGGCAAGCTAACATGCAGTGGCAGGACTTGAACCGTCCTGTCGACGGACTTAATGTCACCATTAACGACATGGAAAGATGGAGGAGAAATATTGAGGAAGCCATCTCTACTGGCACAGTGACTAAC GCGGACGGCACAACCAGCCCTCTCGACATCGACATTCTGGGCAACATGCTGGAGGCCAGCATCCTGTCTCCCAACAGGGAGCTCTACGGCAGCATTCACAACAACGGGCACAGCTTCTCTGCATACATACATGACCCTACTCACCGCTATCTG GAAAGCTTCGGCGTCATTGCTGACGAGGCAACGACCATGCGTGATCCGTTCTTCTTCCGCTGGCACGCGTGGATCGATGACATCTGCCAGAAACACAAGGAGTCTTCCTACGTACGACCCTACACCCGCTCCGAG CTCGAGAACCCCGGCGTCTCAGTGACATCGGTATCAGTAGAGACACAAGGCGGCCAGCCCAACACTTTGAATACTTTCTGGATGTCCAGTGACGTGGACCTATCTCGTGGCCTGGACTTCTCCGACCGTGGCCCCGTTTACGCCCGTTTCACTCATCTTAACAACCGACCTTTCCGTTATGT CATCAATGTTAACAACACTGGTATGGCCCGCCGCACCACTGTTCGTATCTTCATCGCGCCTAAGTTTGACGAACGTAACTTAGCCTGGGCCCTCTCCGATCACCGCAAGATGTTCATTGAGATGGACAGATTCGTGGTACCAT taaacGCCGGCCAGAACACCATCACACGTTTATCAACCGAGTCTTCCGTGACGATTCCATTCGAGCAGACGTTCCGTGACCTCTCTGTTCAGAGCAACGACCCTCGCCGCCCCAACTTGGCCGAGTTCAACTTCTGCGGTTGCGGCTGGCCCCAACACATGCTGGTCCCCAAGGGTACTGAGGCGGGCGCCGCCTACCAGTTGTTCGTTATGCTTTCGAACTACGATCTTGACAGC GTGGAACAACCTGACGGCTCACAGTTGAGCTGCGTCGAAGCTTCCAGTTTCTGCGGTCTGAAGGACAGGAAGTACCCCGACCGTCGCGCTATGGGCTTCCCCTTCGACAGGCCTTCAAGCACAGCCACTAACATTGAAGATTTCATCCTGCCCAACATGGGACTTCAAGACATCACCATCAGACTGTCAAACACGACTGAGCCAAACCCAAGGAACCCAAGAACCAATTAA
- the LOC124639373 gene encoding 2-(3-amino-3-carboxypropyl)histidine synthase subunit 1, giving the protein MDDFGLNPGVVVVRAKPEGQRKTFKPNIRAVNKIPPELLNDPLLNRACEALPQNYNFEIHKTIWRIRSLGSKRVALQLPEGLTMFATTLCDIIEAFTEADTVIMGDVTYGACCIDDFTAIALGVDLLVHYGHSCLIPIDQTCDIKVLYIFVDIKIDPSHFVETVKLNFPKETHLALVSTIQFVTTLHSVAKILRTEEYTVTVPQCKPLSPGEILGCTSPKLNSDVVIYLGDGRFHLESIMIANPKVAAYKYDPYDKKFTSELYEHETMQANRQNQIKIAEEAENFGLILGTLGRQGSTKVLSNLEKQISNSDKSYVKILLSEIFPSKLALFGLDAFVQVACPRLSIDWGTAFPKPLLTPYEFSVSLGNSKWLKDDGTYPMDFYSNDSLGPWTPNYKPVLCSDGDKKCDNCCGGKDK; this is encoded by the exons ATGGACGATTTTGGATTAAACCCAGGCGTAGTGGTAGTGCGCGCTAAGCCAGAAGGTCAGAGAAAGACTTTCAAACCTAATATTCGGGCTGTAAATAAAATTCCACCAGAATTACTCAATGACCCTTTATTAAATAGAGCGTGTGAAGCTCTCCCACAGAATTACAATTTTGAAATACACAAGACAATATGGAGAATAAGGTCTTTGGGTTCAAAACGAGTGGCTCTGCAGCTACCAGAAG GTCTGACAATGTTTGCAACTACGTTATGTGATATAATAGAGGCATTCACTGAAGCTGACACAGTTATAATGGGCGACGTCACTTATGGAGCCTGCTGCATCGACGACTTCACCGCCATCGCGCTCGGCGTCGACCTACTCGTACATTACGGACACTCCTGCCTCATACCCATAGACCAGACTTGTGACATCAAGGTACTCTACATATTTGTTGATATAAAGATAGATCCATCACATTTTGTGGAAACTGTTAAACTAAACTTTCCAAAAGAAACTCATTTAGCTTTAGTTAgtacaatacaatttgtaacCACACTGCATTCTGTGGCTAAGATTCTAAGGACTGAGGAATATACAGTCACTGTTCCACAATGTAAGCCTCTGTCACCAGGAGAGATCCTTGGATGTACATCTCCTAAGTTGAATTCAGATGTAGTAATATACCTAGGCGATGGTAGATTTCACTTAGAATCTATAATGATAGCTAATCCTAAGGTAGCAGCATATAAGTATGACCCCTATGACAAGAAGTTTACTTCAGAGTTATATGAACACGAGACTATGCAGGCAAATAGACAGAACCAGATTAAAATTGCTGAAGAAGCAGAGAACTTTGGCCTCATATTAGGAACACTAGGAAGACAAGGAAGTACAAAAGTTTTAAGCAATTTAGAAAAGCAAATATCTAATTCTGACAAATCATATGTAAAGATACTTCTATCTGAGATTTTTCCTAGTAAATTAGCGTTATTTGGGCTTGATGCCTTTGTTCAGGTTGCTTGCCCAAGGCTTTCTATAGATTGGGGAACTGCTTTCCCAAAGCCTTTACTGACTCCTTATGAGTTTTCTGTATCATTAGGTAATAGCAAATGGTTAAAGGATGATGGTACATATCCTATGGATTTCTATTCAAATGATAGTCTTGGGCCCTGGACACCTAATTACAAGCCAGTGCTCTGTTCAGATGGTGATAAGAAATGTGATAACTGTTGTGGAGGGAAAGATAAGTAG